A genomic region of Dickeya solani IPO 2222 contains the following coding sequences:
- a CDS encoding DNA topology modulation protein, with protein sequence MTRSIPASVLRRTLIMGNSGSGKSWLAEQLAARLQVPAIDLDLINWEPGGYGKARERALVKAEARERAQAEGWIMEGVYGWLMQEVVQQATALIWLDIPVDECLNNIRQRGLRRGGDEAALAELLRWAGEYRERQSNSSFSGHQRVFEQCAPEAPSQRMVVPQRIMLHSREDIERFIAGILPDD encoded by the coding sequence ATGACCCGTTCGATACCTGCTTCTGTGCTGCGACGCACCCTGATCATGGGCAACAGCGGTTCGGGGAAAAGCTGGCTGGCGGAGCAACTGGCGGCCCGGCTACAGGTTCCCGCCATCGACCTGGATCTGATCAACTGGGAACCGGGCGGCTACGGGAAAGCGCGCGAGCGGGCGCTGGTCAAGGCCGAAGCACGGGAGCGGGCGCAAGCCGAAGGCTGGATCATGGAAGGGGTTTACGGCTGGTTGATGCAGGAAGTGGTGCAGCAGGCTACGGCGTTGATCTGGCTGGATATCCCGGTGGATGAATGCCTGAACAATATTCGTCAGCGCGGGTTGCGCCGTGGCGGCGACGAAGCGGCGCTGGCCGAGTTGCTGCGCTGGGCGGGCGAGTACCGGGAGCGCCAGAGCAACAGCTCGTTCAGCGGGCATCAGCGGGTGTTTGAGCAGTGCGCTCCAGAGGCACCATCGCAGCGCATGGTGGTGCCACAGCGCATAATGCTGCACAGCCGCGAAGATATTGAGCGTTTTATAGCGGGGATTCTGCCGGACGACTGA
- the cpxR gene encoding envelope stress response regulator transcription factor CpxR, with product MNKILLVDDDRELTSLLRELLEMEGFNVVVAHDGEQALSVLDDSVDLLLLDIMMPKKNGIDTLKEVRQRYQTPVIMLTARGSELDRVLGLELGADDYLPKPFNDRELVARIRAILRRSNWTDQQQAGEASAPTIEVDALRLNPGRQEASFDNEVLDLTGTEFTLLYLLAQRLGQVVSREHLSQEVLGKRLTPFDRAIDMHISNLRRKLPERKDGLPWFKTLRGRGYLMVSTA from the coding sequence ATGAATAAAATCCTGTTGGTTGATGACGATCGCGAGCTGACATCCCTGTTGCGGGAATTGCTCGAAATGGAAGGCTTTAACGTCGTTGTCGCCCATGACGGCGAACAGGCGTTAAGCGTGCTGGATGACTCGGTTGACCTGTTATTGCTGGATATCATGATGCCGAAGAAAAACGGCATCGATACACTCAAGGAAGTGCGTCAGCGCTACCAGACGCCGGTAATCATGCTTACCGCCCGCGGCAGCGAGCTGGACCGCGTGCTCGGCCTGGAGTTGGGCGCGGACGACTATCTGCCTAAACCCTTCAACGATCGCGAGCTGGTTGCCCGCATCCGCGCTATTCTGCGCCGCTCCAACTGGACCGATCAACAGCAGGCGGGCGAAGCCAGCGCGCCGACCATCGAGGTGGATGCGCTGCGGCTCAATCCGGGCCGTCAGGAAGCCAGCTTCGACAATGAAGTGCTGGATCTGACCGGCACCGAATTCACGCTGCTCTACCTGCTGGCGCAGCGTCTGGGTCAGGTGGTGTCACGCGAACATCTCAGTCAGGAAGTGTTGGGCAAGCGCCTCACACCGTTCGATCGCGCCATCGATATGCACATTTCCAACCTGCGGCGCAAATTGCCCGAACGCAAGGATGGGCTGCCCTGGTTTAAAACCCTGCGCGGTAGAGGCTATCTGATGGTTTCCACCGCATGA
- a CDS encoding phage tail protein codes for MSTKYIALLTQVGAARLANAIALGKQLEITQMGVGDAGGTLPTPDATQTKLINEKRRAPINSLNIDPANANQIIAEQVIPDHEGGFWLREIGLYDADDNLVAVANCPETYKPQMQEGSSRVQTVRMILAVGQTDAVSLKIDPAVVLASRQYVDNMALAKAQNGTDIADKAQFIDNLGVRSSFSGVIGMTRNATMNIPSASSNARFVADEIIVGTSLGGSQYRIGLFEKTIDLTKTGVGGMDTGTVPDEGFVGIYAIYNPATMASGLLAVNATSVKLPEIYNGTNMPGGYTASALLTVVPVKAGKFTLLSVRGRCVYISPKRIYSTLKITTNFNVSISSVVPLNTKLISGYVRQSSTASGLLSMTICGGENVLSGQQMTAYTIANGLISQNYADVVIVNDGYVSIATSDATSGNPTFEAHVSRYLI; via the coding sequence ATGAGCACAAAATATATCGCTCTGCTTACCCAGGTGGGGGCAGCCAGGCTGGCGAATGCGATTGCGCTGGGAAAACAGCTGGAAATTACCCAAATGGGGGTGGGAGACGCTGGTGGCACGCTGCCGACGCCAGATGCGACACAGACCAAACTGATTAACGAGAAACGGCGCGCGCCGATCAATTCATTGAACATCGACCCGGCCAACGCCAATCAGATTATTGCCGAGCAGGTGATCCCGGATCACGAAGGTGGATTCTGGCTGCGTGAAATCGGTTTGTATGACGCCGATGACAATCTGGTGGCGGTGGCCAACTGTCCCGAAACCTATAAACCGCAGATGCAGGAAGGCTCCAGCCGCGTGCAGACGGTACGCATGATTCTGGCGGTCGGTCAGACTGATGCGGTGTCGCTGAAAATCGACCCGGCGGTGGTGCTGGCTAGCCGGCAGTATGTAGATAACATGGCTCTGGCTAAAGCTCAAAATGGCACGGATATTGCCGATAAAGCTCAGTTTATAGATAATTTGGGCGTAAGGAGCTCATTCTCCGGTGTCATTGGCATGACGAGAAATGCCACGATGAATATCCCCTCCGCTTCTTCTAATGCCAGGTTTGTTGCCGATGAAATCATTGTTGGGACGTCTTTGGGAGGCAGCCAGTATCGAATTGGTTTATTCGAAAAGACGATCGATCTGACAAAAACTGGCGTTGGGGGAATGGATACCGGAACGGTCCCTGATGAAGGTTTTGTCGGGATTTATGCCATTTATAATCCGGCGACGATGGCGTCTGGCTTGCTCGCGGTTAACGCCACCTCGGTCAAGTTGCCGGAAATTTATAACGGAACCAATATGCCGGGTGGATATACAGCATCGGCATTATTGACGGTTGTGCCGGTCAAGGCGGGTAAGTTTACCTTATTATCTGTTCGAGGACGATGCGTATATATATCACCCAAGAGAATATATTCTACTTTAAAAATCACAACAAATTTTAATGTTTCTATTAGTAGTGTTGTTCCATTAAATACTAAACTTATAAGTGGGTATGTTCGACAAAGTAGCACTGCTTCTGGATTATTATCTATGACAATTTGTGGTGGTGAAAATGTTTTATCTGGACAGCAGATGACAGCCTATACTATAGCAAATGGACTTATCTCGCAGAATTATGCTGATGTTGTAATCGTTAATGATGGTTATGTTTCTATTGCCACAAGTGATGCAACATCAGGAAATCCAACATTTGAAGCTCATGTTTCTAGATATTTAATATAA
- a CDS encoding NUDIX hydrolase has translation MKRRPASRLLILDPEQRVLLFLFHHTRDALAGERYWATPGGAVESGETFEQAALRELWEETGIRRQDPGPCLAARTFNMAMPNGDTVIADERFFVIRVTDSAIHTDAWTAHEREVMRDHHWWSRDELLATQDQFYPEQLVEMLWPATGEAFLSS, from the coding sequence ATGAAACGCCGACCTGCCTCACGCCTGCTGATCCTCGATCCTGAGCAACGGGTGTTGTTATTCCTGTTCCATCATACCCGGGATGCCCTTGCCGGGGAGCGTTATTGGGCGACGCCGGGCGGCGCAGTGGAAAGCGGAGAAACGTTTGAGCAGGCGGCGTTGCGTGAACTGTGGGAAGAGACCGGCATCCGCCGTCAGGATCCCGGCCCCTGCCTCGCCGCCCGAACCTTTAACATGGCGATGCCCAACGGGGACACCGTGATTGCCGATGAACGGTTTTTTGTCATCCGCGTCACGGACAGCGCCATCCACACTGACGCATGGACAGCACATGAACGGGAAGTGATGCGGGACCACCACTGGTGGAGCCGCGATGAACTGCTCGCCACGCAGGACCAGTTCTATCCGGAACAACTGGTTGAGATGCTGTGGCCGGCTACGGGCGAGGCATTCCTATCCAGTTAG
- a CDS encoding DUF3142 domain-containing protein has product MGATAQILLVVRCTVVLTSLLCLSVTAHSATVDAARYQAFWLWAAVQPQPVLSQADTLYLHQGEIARRDGKAVFLRQGIPASALPVRHLWLSFRVSELRLGEPELRRLLQLRQRWAAAGNRVDGIQIDFDAKSHHLSHYVAFLQTLRQRLPPDCRLSVTGLLDWAKTGDVRQLNRLNGVVDELVVQTYQGRRTVENYAAYLPALMNLKLPFRLGLVQHGKWDEQWQRRLAASPFYRGEVVFLLNPIPARRSPILQQR; this is encoded by the coding sequence ATGGGCGCGACAGCTCAAATACTATTGGTAGTCCGTTGTACCGTTGTGCTGACGAGTCTGCTGTGCCTGAGTGTTACGGCGCACAGCGCCACCGTTGACGCCGCCCGCTATCAGGCCTTCTGGCTGTGGGCGGCGGTTCAGCCGCAACCGGTGTTGTCTCAGGCCGACACGCTTTACCTGCATCAGGGGGAAATCGCCCGCCGCGACGGCAAGGCCGTGTTTCTGCGTCAGGGGATCCCAGCCAGCGCATTGCCGGTCAGACACCTATGGTTGTCGTTTCGGGTGTCCGAACTGCGCCTCGGCGAACCGGAACTGCGGCGTCTGCTGCAACTGCGGCAGCGTTGGGCCGCCGCCGGCAACCGGGTCGACGGCATCCAGATCGATTTCGACGCCAAAAGCCATCATCTGTCGCACTATGTCGCCTTTCTGCAAACGCTCCGCCAGCGGTTGCCGCCCGACTGTCGCCTGAGCGTCACCGGGCTGTTGGACTGGGCCAAAACCGGCGATGTCCGGCAACTCAACCGTCTGAACGGGGTGGTGGATGAACTGGTGGTGCAGACCTATCAGGGACGGCGCACGGTGGAAAATTACGCCGCGTATCTGCCGGCGCTGATGAACCTGAAGCTGCCGTTCCGTCTCGGGCTGGTGCAACACGGTAAATGGGATGAACAGTGGCAGCGGCGGCTGGCGGCGTCGCCGTTCTACCGGGGCGAGGTGGTGTTCCTGCTCAACCCGATACCGGCACGCCGCTCCCCCATCCTGCAACAGCGTTGA
- a CDS encoding phage tail protein: MGIKYFTLLTRVGELKLAEAISTGKPLEITQMGVGDGGGALLVPDPSQVKLINEKRRGKINSLTVDSNNANQIIAEQVIPENEGGFWLREIGLYDVDGNLIAVGNCPETYKPELKEGSGRIQTVRMILIVSRTDAVTLNIDPTVALATRRYADTLLTDHVAAANPHKQYAPIASPALIGNPTAPTAVAGTNTTQLATTAFVAGAINLLSGQTGNSVKLKLDINDIVGIPLPWPQATAPAGWLKCNGQAFDKNRYPRLAVVYPSGVLPDLRGEFIRGWDDGRGVDAGRAILSAQTGSLIVGDIANNVNMATLNNVGEATTKANVGWDTAELTSAKYPSIRVNIVSGQTATDPYPYCGVARPRNLAFNYIVRAA; this comes from the coding sequence ATGGGTATTAAATACTTTACGTTGCTCACCCGAGTCGGTGAGCTCAAATTGGCTGAAGCGATTTCGACCGGAAAACCACTGGAAATTACCCAGATGGGGGTGGGAGATGGGGGCGGTGCGCTGTTGGTGCCGGACCCGAGTCAGGTCAAACTGATCAATGAAAAACGGCGCGGGAAAATTAATTCGCTCACTGTTGATTCTAACAATGCTAACCAGATTATTGCCGAACAAGTGATTCCAGAAAATGAAGGTGGGTTCTGGTTGCGTGAAATCGGTTTGTACGATGTGGACGGTAATCTGATCGCGGTCGGTAACTGCCCGGAAACCTATAAGCCAGAATTGAAGGAAGGGTCGGGCCGGATACAGACGGTGCGCATGATTCTGATTGTCAGCCGTACTGATGCGGTAACACTGAATATTGATCCGACAGTGGCGCTGGCGACGCGGCGCTATGCCGACACGCTGTTAACGGATCACGTCGCGGCTGCCAACCCGCACAAGCAATATGCCCCGATTGCCAGCCCAGCGTTAATCGGCAATCCCACCGCGCCGACAGCGGTGGCAGGAACCAATACGACACAACTGGCAACCACTGCGTTTGTTGCTGGCGCTATTAATTTGCTATCAGGTCAAACAGGCAACAGCGTCAAACTAAAACTGGATATTAATGACATCGTTGGTATTCCATTGCCGTGGCCGCAGGCTACCGCCCCGGCGGGCTGGCTTAAATGTAACGGTCAAGCGTTTGATAAAAATCGGTATCCACGGCTGGCGGTCGTCTATCCGTCAGGTGTATTGCCGGATTTGCGCGGCGAATTTATTCGTGGCTGGGATGATGGGCGAGGAGTAGATGCCGGGCGCGCTATTTTGTCAGCACAGACGGGATCACTCATCGTTGGCGATATTGCCAACAATGTGAACATGGCGACGTTGAATAATGTTGGCGAAGCAACGACAAAAGCCAATGTAGGCTGGGATACCGCGGAACTGACCTCGGCCAAATATCCGTCAATCCGAGTTAACATTGTGTCTGGTCAAACGGCAACTGATCCCTATCCCTATTGTGGTGTTGCACGCCCCCGTAACCTTGCCTTTAACTACATCGTGAGGGCTGCGTGA
- the cpxP gene encoding cell-envelope stress modulator CpxP yields MRGTIITLSFASLLMLVTGAVMAAENNFSDENNLSTESNLSTENKAPELGRCYRDDSAMKREESQQGMFDGVKLTEHQRQQMRDLMRQVRHEQPVYDANDVEIMHRLVTAEKFDAPAVQAQVARMVQAQIARQVEIARVSNQMYNMLTPEQKSILNQKHEQVMQSVRQQMSASGSRSQNLELSRQGQDDSTE; encoded by the coding sequence ATGCGGGGCACCATCATCACGTTATCTTTTGCTTCACTGCTGATGTTGGTAACCGGCGCCGTGATGGCAGCCGAAAACAATTTCTCCGACGAAAATAATTTATCGACCGAAAGCAATTTATCGACCGAAAACAAAGCCCCCGAGTTGGGGCGCTGCTATCGCGATGACTCTGCCATGAAACGCGAAGAGAGTCAGCAAGGCATGTTTGACGGTGTGAAGTTGACGGAACATCAGCGTCAGCAAATGCGTGACCTGATGCGGCAAGTCCGCCATGAGCAGCCCGTCTATGATGCGAACGATGTGGAAATTATGCATCGACTGGTGACGGCGGAAAAATTCGACGCCCCGGCGGTGCAGGCGCAGGTCGCCAGAATGGTTCAGGCGCAGATTGCTCGCCAGGTGGAAATCGCTCGGGTGAGCAACCAGATGTACAACATGCTGACGCCGGAGCAGAAATCGATTCTGAACCAGAAGCATGAACAGGTGATGCAGAGCGTACGGCAGCAGATGTCGGCATCCGGATCACGTAGCCAGAATTTGGAACTGTCCCGTCAGGGGCAGGATGATAGTACTGAGTAA
- a CDS encoding 2TM domain-containing protein, producing the protein MNTIKSQRLARAWSQEQLAELSALSVRTIQRIENGERASLETLSAIAAAFGVNVTALMEEDSEQAVSGESLAQRIEQARTQVGQESRFWRSLLLFVPVNALLFAINLLVNPQTRWFLWPLLIWGGLLVVRAARVFWLRDRWSRWEQERLQKILRKP; encoded by the coding sequence ATGAACACGATCAAATCACAGCGTCTTGCTCGCGCCTGGTCTCAGGAACAACTGGCTGAATTGTCTGCGTTGAGCGTCAGAACCATCCAGCGAATCGAAAATGGGGAACGCGCCAGTCTGGAAACGCTCAGCGCCATTGCTGCCGCGTTTGGCGTTAATGTGACGGCGTTAATGGAGGAGGACAGCGAGCAGGCGGTGAGCGGTGAATCGCTGGCGCAGCGTATCGAGCAGGCCAGAACGCAGGTTGGGCAGGAGAGCCGTTTCTGGCGCAGCCTGCTGCTGTTTGTACCGGTGAATGCGCTGTTGTTTGCCATCAATCTGTTGGTCAACCCGCAAACGCGCTGGTTTCTATGGCCATTGCTGATTTGGGGCGGTTTGCTGGTGGTCCGGGCGGCGCGGGTTTTCTGGCTGCGCGATCGCTGGTCGCGCTGGGAACAGGAGCGGTTGCAGAAAATCTTGCGCAAGCCATAA
- a CDS encoding phage tail protein, with protein sequence MSTKYTALLTQVGAARLANAIALGKQLEITQMGVGDAGGTLPTPDAAQTKLINEKRRALINSLSIDPTNANQIIVEQVIPDHEGGFWLREIGLYDADDNLVAVANCPETYKPQMQEGSSRVQTVRMILAVGQTDAVSLKIDPAVVLASRQYVDNMADGKLAKAQNGTDITNKAQFIENLGVRSSFSGVIGMTRNATMNIPSASSSATFTADEIIVGTALGGNQYRIGLFKKTIDLTKNGVGGMDTGTVPDEGFVGIYAIYNPVTMLSGLLAVNATSVKLPEIYNGASMPDGYAASALLTVVPVKAGKFTVLSVFGRQVHIPGTRVYSGLPNTSGIDIPVSKFIPLNTRTISGVLRQSSTADGLLSITVSSNLSPVSGQQATNYVFANMEVSNNYADILIVDEGHIVASASNATSGNATVIIAISKYAI encoded by the coding sequence ATGAGCACAAAATATACCGCTCTGCTTACCCAGGTGGGGGCAGCCAGGCTGGCGAATGCGATTGCGCTGGGAAAACAGCTGGAAATTACCCAAATGGGGGTGGGAGACGCTGGTGGCACGCTGCCGACACCGGATGCGGCACAGACCAAACTGATTAACGAAAAACGGCGCGCGCTGATCAATTCATTGAGTATCGACCCGACTAACGCCAATCAGATTATTGTCGAGCAGGTAATTCCGGATCATGAAGGTGGATTCTGGCTGCGTGAAATCGGTTTGTATGACGCCGATGACAATCTGGTGGCGGTGGCCAACTGCCCCGAAACCTATAAACCGCAGATGCAGGAAGGCTCCAGCCGCGTGCAGACGGTACGCATGATTCTGGCGGTCGGTCAGACTGATGCGGTGTCGCTGAAAATCGACCCGGCGGTGGTGCTGGCTAGCCGGCAGTATGTAGATAACATGGCTGACGGAAAACTGGCTAAAGCTCAAAATGGTACGGATATTACGAATAAAGCTCAGTTTATAGAGAATTTGGGTGTGAGGAGCTCATTCTCCGGTGTAATTGGCATGACGCGAAATGCCACGATGAATATTCCCTCCGCTTCTTCCAGCGCCACATTTACTGCCGATGAGATAATTGTTGGAACTGCTCTGGGGGGAAACCAATATCGAATTGGTTTATTCAAGAAGACGATCGATCTGACAAAAAATGGCGTTGGGGGGATGGATACCGGAACGGTCCCTGATGAAGGGTTTGTCGGGATTTATGCCATTTATAATCCGGTAACGATGTTGTCTGGCTTGCTCGCGGTTAACGCCACCTCAGTTAAATTGCCGGAGATCTATAATGGAGCCAGTATGCCGGATGGATACGCAGCATCGGCATTATTGACGGTTGTGCCGGTCAAGGCGGGTAAGTTTACCGTATTATCTGTCTTTGGAAGGCAGGTGCATATTCCTGGAACAAGAGTCTATTCTGGATTGCCAAATACATCAGGTATTGATATTCCCGTTAGTAAATTCATTCCATTGAATACAAGAACTATTAGTGGGGTATTACGGCAGAGTAGTACGGCAGATGGCCTTTTATCCATAACAGTGTCTAGTAATCTGAGTCCTGTTTCCGGTCAGCAGGCAACAAATTATGTGTTTGCAAATATGGAGGTGTCAAATAATTATGCTGATATTCTGATTGTTGATGAGGGACATATCGTAGCTTCTGCGAGTAACGCAACATCAGGAAATGCGACGGTTATTATTGCCATATCTAAATATGCTATATGA
- the cpxA gene encoding envelope stress sensor histidine kinase CpxA: MINSLTARIFAIFWLTLALVLMLVLMLPKLDSRQLTPLLENEQRQGLMLEQHIEAELASDPANDLLWWRRLFRVIEKWAPPGQRLLLVTSEGRVIGAQRNEMQMVRNFIGQSDSADFPQKKKYGRLELLGPFSVRDGEDSYLMYMLRPASSPQSDFINLLFDRPLLLLIVTMLTSSPLLLWLAWSLAKPARKLKNAADEVARGNLKQHPELESGPQEFRATGSSFNQMVSALERMVTAQQRLLSDISHELRTPLTRLQLATALLRRRQGEGNELNRIETETQRLDGMINDLLVLSRNQHKNELLREELQADELWNDVLDDARFEAEQMGKTLEVLSPPGPWPLFGNPTALDSALENVVRNALRYSHSRIAVSFSVDAQGVTIVVGDDGPGVSPEDREQIFRPFYRTDEARDRESGGTGLGLAIVETAISQHRGWAKADESPLGGLQLTLWLPLYQHR, translated from the coding sequence ATGATCAACAGTCTTACTGCCCGAATCTTCGCCATTTTCTGGCTGACGCTGGCACTGGTGCTGATGCTGGTGCTGATGTTGCCCAAGCTGGACTCCCGGCAGCTCACGCCCTTGCTGGAAAACGAACAACGGCAGGGGCTGATGCTGGAGCAGCACATTGAAGCCGAGCTGGCGAGCGATCCGGCCAACGATTTATTATGGTGGCGACGTCTGTTTCGCGTCATCGAAAAATGGGCGCCGCCCGGCCAACGCCTGCTGCTGGTCACCAGCGAGGGGCGTGTGATTGGCGCCCAGCGCAATGAAATGCAGATGGTGCGCAACTTCATCGGCCAGTCCGACAGCGCCGATTTCCCGCAAAAGAAAAAATACGGTCGACTGGAATTGCTGGGGCCGTTTTCCGTGCGCGACGGCGAGGACAGCTACCTGATGTACATGCTGCGCCCGGCCAGCAGCCCGCAATCCGATTTTATTAACCTGCTGTTCGACCGCCCACTGTTGCTGCTGATCGTCACCATGCTCACCAGCTCGCCGCTGTTGCTGTGGCTGGCCTGGAGTCTGGCGAAACCGGCGCGTAAGCTGAAAAACGCCGCCGACGAAGTGGCGCGCGGAAACCTGAAACAGCATCCGGAATTGGAATCCGGCCCGCAGGAATTCCGGGCGACCGGCTCCAGCTTTAACCAGATGGTGAGCGCGCTGGAGCGGATGGTGACGGCGCAGCAGCGCCTGTTATCCGACATATCCCATGAGCTGCGCACCCCGCTAACCCGTCTGCAACTGGCGACCGCGCTATTACGCCGTCGTCAGGGCGAAGGCAACGAACTGAACCGTATCGAAACCGAAACCCAGCGGCTCGACGGCATGATCAACGACCTGCTGGTGCTGTCGCGTAACCAGCACAAGAATGAACTGTTGCGGGAAGAGTTGCAGGCGGATGAACTGTGGAATGATGTGCTGGACGACGCCCGCTTTGAAGCCGAGCAGATGGGTAAAACACTGGAGGTGTTGTCTCCTCCGGGTCCCTGGCCGCTGTTCGGCAACCCGACCGCGCTCGACAGTGCGCTGGAAAACGTAGTGCGCAATGCGCTGCGTTATTCGCACAGTCGCATCGCCGTGTCATTCTCGGTCGATGCGCAAGGCGTCACCATTGTCGTTGGCGACGATGGCCCCGGTGTCAGCCCGGAGGATCGGGAGCAGATTTTCCGGCCGTTCTACCGCACGGATGAAGCACGCGATCGCGAATCCGGCGGCACCGGTCTGGGGCTGGCGATCGTCGAAACCGCGATTTCCCAGCATCGCGGCTGGGCCAAAGCCGATGAAAGCCCGCTGGGCGGTTTGCAGCTCACGCTCTGGCTGCCGCTCTATCAGCACAGATAA
- a CDS encoding tail fiber assembly protein — protein MVVSTQETRAVLAADGLASEAGWLRVYHADTVTCEYYGSSEEYLMLGTGIPAHSYADEPPQPVAERQALRRSSDGLCWEQVPDLRGQTAYDTQMRRPQVVSELGPLPANLTLLPPASEFDRWDGVQWVTDTAAHQASQVQAVRQECDMRRQTAHDRIRELTYAQELDIATEQETQALKDWKTYLVRLNRTDPASAPAISWPVPPAS, from the coding sequence ATGGTGGTGTCGACGCAGGAAACGCGCGCGGTGCTGGCGGCGGATGGGCTGGCATCCGAGGCAGGCTGGCTACGGGTGTATCACGCGGATACGGTAACCTGTGAATATTATGGTAGCAGCGAGGAATATCTGATGTTGGGAACAGGGATTCCGGCGCACAGTTATGCCGATGAACCGCCTCAGCCCGTGGCGGAAAGACAGGCACTGCGCCGTTCGTCCGATGGCCTATGTTGGGAACAGGTACCGGATCTCCGTGGGCAGACTGCCTACGATACGCAGATGCGCCGGCCGCAGGTGGTGAGTGAGCTGGGGCCGTTACCCGCCAACTTGACCTTGTTGCCACCAGCGAGCGAATTTGACCGCTGGGATGGTGTGCAATGGGTAACGGATACGGCGGCGCATCAGGCAAGTCAGGTGCAGGCAGTCCGACAGGAATGCGATATGCGGCGTCAGACGGCGCATGACCGTATCCGTGAGCTGACTTACGCGCAGGAATTGGATATTGCCACCGAACAGGAAACACAGGCACTGAAAGACTGGAAAACCTATCTGGTGCGGTTAAACCGCACCGACCCAGCCAGTGCCCCAGCTATCAGCTGGCCTGTTCCCCCGGCTTCCTAA
- a CDS encoding IS3 family transposase (programmed frameshift), which yields MRKARFTEHQIIAVLKSVEAGRTVKDVCREAGISEASYYNWKAKFGGMEASDIKKMKDLEDENRRLKQMFADLSLENRALKDVIGKKALKPVIKRELVSYLTAEFTMSIRQACRTLSLSRTVFRYQPDTRRGEPVIMALTVAAERYPRYGFKKLFQVIRRQDNIWNHKRVHRIYCLLKLNFRRKGKQRLPVRNPAPLATPKALNQNWSIDFMHDALICDRRFRTFNVVDDFNREALAIEIDLNITAQRVVRVLDRIVANRGYPMKMRMDNGPELISLTLAQWAEEHGVMLEFIRPGKPTQNAFIERFNRTYRTEILDFYLFRTLNEVREITERWLTEYNSERPHESLNNLAPEEYRLMTEKPDISKSAWN from the exons ATGCGTAAAGCCCGATTCACTGAGCACCAGATCATCGCCGTTCTCAAGTCCGTCGAAGCCGGACGTACCGTCAAGGATGTCTGCCGCGAAGCCGGCATTTCCGAAGCCAGCTATTACAACTGGAAAGCGAAGTTTGGTGGTATGGAAGCCTCTGATATCAAAAAGATGAAAGATCTGGAGGATGAGAATCGCCGTCTGAAACAGATGTTTGCCGATCTGAGTCTTGAGAATCGGGCATTAAAAGACGTCATTG GAAAAAAAGCTTTAAAACCAGTGATAAAGCGTGAGCTCGTCAGCTATCTGACGGCGGAATTTACGATGAGCATCCGCCAGGCATGCAGGACGTTATCACTGAGCAGGACGGTATTCCGTTATCAGCCGGATACGCGACGTGGTGAGCCGGTGATTATGGCACTGACCGTGGCGGCTGAACGCTATCCGCGATATGGATTTAAAAAGCTTTTTCAGGTAATTCGCAGGCAGGACAATATCTGGAACCATAAAAGAGTTCACCGGATTTACTGCCTACTGAAACTGAATTTTCGCCGTAAGGGAAAGCAACGTCTGCCGGTGCGCAATCCGGCTCCGCTGGCGACGCCGAAGGCACTTAACCAGAACTGGTCGATAGATTTTATGCATGATGCGCTGATCTGTGACAGACGCTTCCGGACCTTCAATGTGGTGGATGACTTTAACCGCGAAGCGCTGGCGATTGAAATTGACCTGAATATCACTGCGCAGCGGGTCGTTCGGGTACTTGACCGAATCGTGGCAAACCGCGGATATCCGATGAAGATGCGTATGGATAACGGGCCAGAGCTGATCTCGCTGACGCTGGCACAATGGGCAGAAGAGCATGGTGTGATGCTGGAATTTATCAGGCCCGGCAAGCCAACGCAAAATGCATTTATCGAGCGCTTTAACCGGACGTACCGGACAGAAATACTGGATTTTTATCTGTTCAGAACGCTGAATGAAGTACGGGAAATAACAGAGCGCTGGCTGACTGAATATAACAGCGAACGGCCTCATGAATCCCTGAATAACCTGGCGCCGGAAGAATACCGGCTGATGACTGAAAAACCGGATATCTCAAAAAGTGCGTGGAATTAA